Proteins from a single region of Chryseobacterium sp. W4I1:
- a CDS encoding TAT-variant-translocated molybdopterin oxidoreductase — MASNKIQFRSIHELKDPALNGKLALKEFQEEIPVEDFLGDAEQNGSSTSRRDFLKLLGFSTAAVTLAACEAPVIKTIPYVVKPHDIIPGVPNYYASTYFDGFDFASVLVKTREGRPIKIDPNPAAGDLGKTNARAQASVLSLYDNDKVKQPKLDGKDETFDKVDSFVLKGLADAAASGKKIVLLSHSFASPTFKKLFGEFKAKYPTAELVTYDAFPYSASLDAAQEVFGQRALPVYDLKVSELVVSFQADFLGDYNGGSLESSYAAARKPGANMLRHIQVEANMSVTGANADSRYRLKPSAVNKTLVEVYNAIVGGGTSDKTATEIANELKAKGSKAVVFADGSKGAQVLAHLINQKLGSVAFTGKANFLKEFDKARYQEFLGWVNAGQVGVLIANNVDPIYSHPKGEDFKKSLSKVACVVAVADKKNEMYKAAKAVIPVANWLESWGDIEPQTGVYSLMQPTIQKIYKSRQIEESLLVWKNGKNNAANNYYDYLKASAASILGATSFNKALYNGIATSNNATALSYTGGNGAQAVAELGSFKPSELELVLYTKTSMGDGTQANNPWLQELPDPLTRMSWDNYLTISPKDAEKFAIDNDLNARMQLNGSIVNLTVNGVTIKDVPVFVQPGQAEGSVGLALGYGKKDSGATADTGVNAYPLFDGSNLAISGVKIEKTGEEHEFAGIQLQNTLMGRYEIAKEVPLAEFINVAFDDEHKGWNKPLEYHTISGALPARKIDLWDAFDDTDGPHFNLSIDLNSCTGCGACIIACQAENNVPVVGKEEIRMSRDMYWLRIDRYYSSRQKVEVYEGLKEGMAVPELYGTAFGDGGALNHPADNPDVIFQPVMCQHCNHAPCETVCPVAATSHGKQGQNHMAYNRCIGTRYCANNCPYKVRRFNWFTYNLNDKFDFNQNNDLGRMVLNPDVVVRTRGVMEKCSLCIQKTQATILNAKKENRKVTDNEFKDSVACAGACSTGSMTFGDMNDKDSEVRKLYSSNRRYYLLEEIGTKPNVFYHTKVRNRVEK; from the coding sequence ATGGCTTCAAACAAAATACAATTTAGAAGTATTCATGAACTTAAAGACCCAGCTTTAAATGGTAAGCTGGCTCTTAAAGAGTTTCAGGAAGAAATTCCGGTAGAAGATTTCCTTGGAGATGCTGAACAGAACGGATCCAGTACTTCAAGAAGAGATTTCTTAAAATTATTAGGATTCTCTACAGCAGCAGTAACACTGGCTGCCTGTGAAGCTCCGGTAATCAAAACGATTCCTTATGTGGTAAAGCCACATGATATCATTCCAGGGGTTCCGAATTATTACGCTTCAACATATTTTGACGGATTCGACTTCGCCAGCGTTTTAGTAAAGACCCGTGAAGGAAGACCTATCAAAATAGACCCGAACCCTGCTGCAGGTGATTTAGGTAAAACGAATGCAAGAGCTCAGGCAAGTGTACTTTCTCTTTATGATAACGATAAAGTAAAACAGCCTAAACTGGATGGCAAAGACGAAACTTTCGATAAAGTAGACAGCTTTGTTCTTAAAGGTTTAGCAGACGCTGCTGCATCAGGCAAAAAGATTGTGCTTTTATCACACTCTTTCGCTTCACCTACTTTCAAAAAGCTGTTTGGTGAGTTCAAAGCTAAATATCCTACCGCTGAGCTGGTAACTTATGATGCTTTCCCTTACTCAGCATCTCTGGATGCTGCACAGGAAGTTTTCGGACAGAGAGCATTGCCGGTTTATGACCTTAAAGTTTCAGAATTGGTCGTTTCTTTCCAGGCTGATTTCTTAGGAGATTACAACGGAGGAAGCTTAGAAAGCTCTTATGCGGCGGCAAGAAAGCCGGGAGCAAACATGTTGAGACACATTCAGGTGGAAGCCAATATGTCTGTAACAGGTGCTAACGCTGACTCAAGATACAGATTAAAGCCAAGTGCTGTAAACAAAACATTAGTTGAAGTTTATAATGCAATCGTAGGAGGTGGTACTTCAGATAAGACTGCTACTGAAATTGCAAACGAACTTAAAGCGAAAGGCAGCAAAGCTGTTGTTTTTGCTGACGGTTCTAAAGGTGCTCAGGTTTTAGCTCACTTAATCAACCAAAAATTAGGTTCAGTTGCTTTCACAGGTAAAGCTAACTTCCTGAAAGAATTTGACAAAGCAAGATACCAGGAATTCTTAGGATGGGTAAATGCAGGTCAGGTTGGTGTATTGATCGCGAACAATGTAGACCCTATCTACTCTCATCCAAAAGGTGAAGATTTCAAAAAATCTCTTTCTAAGGTTGCTTGTGTAGTAGCTGTTGCAGATAAGAAAAATGAAATGTACAAAGCAGCGAAAGCTGTAATTCCTGTAGCTAACTGGCTTGAATCTTGGGGTGACATTGAACCTCAGACAGGAGTTTACTCATTAATGCAGCCTACGATCCAGAAAATCTACAAATCAAGACAGATTGAAGAATCTCTATTGGTTTGGAAGAACGGTAAAAACAATGCTGCTAATAATTACTATGATTATTTAAAAGCAAGTGCAGCTTCTATTTTAGGAGCAACTTCTTTCAATAAAGCTTTATATAACGGTATCGCGACTTCAAATAATGCAACTGCATTATCTTATACAGGAGGAAACGGTGCACAGGCAGTTGCTGAATTAGGAAGCTTCAAACCTTCTGAATTAGAATTGGTATTGTACACTAAGACTTCAATGGGAGACGGAACTCAGGCCAACAACCCTTGGCTTCAGGAATTACCGGATCCACTGACAAGAATGTCTTGGGATAACTACCTGACTATTTCTCCAAAAGATGCAGAGAAATTTGCCATTGATAACGATCTGAATGCAAGAATGCAGCTGAACGGTTCTATTGTAAATCTTACTGTAAATGGAGTAACAATAAAAGATGTTCCTGTATTTGTTCAACCGGGACAGGCAGAAGGTTCTGTAGGTCTGGCACTTGGTTATGGTAAAAAAGATTCCGGAGCTACTGCCGATACAGGAGTAAATGCTTATCCATTATTTGATGGATCTAACCTGGCTATTTCAGGAGTGAAAATCGAAAAAACTGGCGAAGAGCACGAATTTGCAGGGATCCAGCTTCAGAATACATTAATGGGCCGTTATGAAATCGCTAAAGAAGTTCCTTTGGCTGAATTCATCAACGTAGCTTTCGATGACGAACATAAAGGATGGAACAAGCCTTTGGAATACCACACGATCAGCGGAGCACTTCCAGCGAGAAAAATCGACCTTTGGGATGCTTTTGATGATACGGATGGACCTCACTTCAACTTATCTATTGACTTGAACTCTTGTACTGGTTGTGGAGCATGTATTATTGCTTGTCAGGCAGAAAACAACGTTCCAGTTGTAGGTAAAGAAGAAATAAGAATGTCCAGAGATATGTATTGGTTAAGAATTGACCGTTACTATTCTTCAAGACAGAAAGTAGAAGTATACGAAGGATTGAAAGAAGGAATGGCAGTACCTGAACTATATGGTACAGCATTCGGAGACGGAGGTGCATTAAACCACCCTGCAGACAATCCAGATGTAATCTTCCAACCAGTAATGTGTCAGCACTGTAACCACGCTCCTTGTGAAACTGTATGTCCGGTAGCGGCTACTTCACACGGTAAGCAAGGACAGAACCACATGGCTTACAACAGATGTATCGGAACAAGATATTGTGCAAACAACTGTCCGTACAAAGTAAGACGTTTCAACTGGTTTACTTATAACTTAAATGATAAATTTGATTTCAATCAAAATAACGATTTAGGAAGAATGGTACTTAACCCTGATGTTGTTGTAAGAACAAGAGGGGTAATGGAGAAATGTTCATTGTGTATCCAAAAGACTCAGGCAACCATCTTAAATGCTAAGAAGGAAAACAGAAAAGTAACAGACAACGAATTTAAAGATTCTGTTGCTTGTGCTGGCGCTTGTTCTACCGGATCAATGACGTTTGGAGACATGAATGACAAAGATTCTGAAGTGAGAAAATTGTATTCTAGCAACAGAAGATATTATTTACTTGAGGAGATCGGCACAAAACCAAACGTGTTCTATCACACTAAAGTAAGAAACAGAGTAGAAAAATAA
- a CDS encoding c-type cytochrome — protein sequence MISWRKHYKQTLIAIGLLLSTSASIYGQDGDPKNGEKLFKANCTACHALDKQVIGPPLKGVVERVKTEGGVDKDWLHKWIKDNKALRASGDKYANEIFEKFNKTEMLQFPNLTDKDIDDILAFTTNPPAPEPAKVDDKATATNGAAAAPADKTTTSVVIISLLAIAALLVWILIKLRQLVKLGQSEELNELNKTRVKSFSEIYEKYHYIGKAALGILALLAAYGVWNWIMWIGVYKGYKPEQPIYFSHKIHAGEQKIDCQLCHSSAKYGKVSEIPSMNVCMNCHRTISEYNADHYMEPGKDKAFYDGEIQKIYAATGWDPAKQVYTGKTQPVEWTRIHNMPDFVYFNHSQHVVAGEQAIINSFNKKNPNNKIDVVCKACHGKIDTMNVVQMANDFTMGWCIECHRTTEVDMNNGYNKEYFKNLHDKLKKQYPQDGGKITVDAIGGLECGKCHY from the coding sequence ATGATTAGTTGGAGAAAGCATTATAAACAAACGTTGATCGCAATAGGCTTATTGCTATCAACCAGTGCTTCAATTTACGGGCAAGACGGCGATCCTAAAAACGGAGAGAAACTTTTCAAAGCAAATTGTACTGCATGCCACGCGCTGGACAAACAAGTAATAGGACCTCCTTTGAAAGGGGTCGTAGAACGAGTGAAAACAGAAGGCGGTGTAGACAAAGATTGGCTTCACAAGTGGATCAAAGACAACAAAGCTCTAAGGGCTTCTGGGGATAAATACGCCAATGAGATTTTTGAAAAATTTAATAAGACTGAAATGTTGCAGTTTCCTAATCTTACAGATAAGGATATTGATGACATCTTAGCTTTTACCACTAATCCTCCGGCTCCCGAGCCTGCCAAAGTTGACGATAAGGCAACTGCAACAAACGGAGCTGCTGCTGCACCTGCAGACAAAACCACTACAAGCGTAGTGATTATTTCACTTTTAGCCATTGCTGCTTTATTAGTTTGGATCTTAATTAAACTGAGACAATTGGTTAAATTAGGTCAATCTGAAGAATTAAACGAGCTTAATAAAACAAGGGTTAAATCTTTCAGTGAAATTTATGAGAAGTACCACTACATAGGTAAAGCTGCATTGGGTATCCTTGCCCTTCTGGCCGCTTATGGAGTTTGGAACTGGATCATGTGGATCGGGGTTTACAAAGGATACAAACCTGAACAGCCAATCTACTTCTCTCACAAAATTCACGCTGGAGAACAGAAAATTGACTGTCAACTATGTCACTCAAGTGCCAAATACGGTAAAGTATCTGAAATTCCTTCTATGAACGTTTGTATGAACTGTCACAGAACAATTTCTGAATACAATGCAGATCACTACATGGAACCTGGAAAAGACAAAGCATTCTACGATGGTGAAATCCAGAAGATCTATGCCGCTACAGGCTGGGATCCTGCAAAACAGGTGTACACTGGAAAAACACAGCCGGTTGAATGGACAAGAATTCACAATATGCCAGACTTCGTGTACTTCAACCACTCTCAACACGTAGTAGCGGGTGAGCAGGCAATCATCAATTCTTTCAACAAAAAGAATCCAAACAACAAAATTGACGTTGTATGTAAAGCTTGTCACGGAAAAATCGATACAATGAATGTTGTTCAGATGGCTAACGACTTCACTATGGGATGGTGTATCGAATGTCACAGAACGACTGAGGTTGATATGAACAACGGTTATAATAAAGAATACTTCAAGAATCTACATGACAAGTTGAAAAAACAATATCCTCAGGATGGCGGTAAAATCACTGTAGATGCAATTGGAGGTCTTGAGTGTGGTAAATGTCATTATTAA
- a CDS encoding SPOR domain-containing protein, whose protein sequence is MRNLIKIFSIVSLFGFYSIEAQQVVQKDTLSGTELIMTMDSKVSAALGGIEDKCSRTTGGPSVRENNTDSGIVTAPRPPKIYVPSRELSNAEICRKNPRILGFKIQITTVKSNEEANEVKSYFRKRFPSLKVETDASLRPNYKILAGSYFTKQSAASDLSKIREYFKSAVAVQYRIFCSEAK, encoded by the coding sequence ATGAGAAATTTAATCAAAATATTTTCAATAGTATCTTTATTTGGGTTTTATAGTATTGAAGCCCAGCAGGTTGTTCAGAAAGATACACTGTCTGGTACAGAGCTAATAATGACGATGGATTCTAAAGTAAGTGCTGCTTTGGGCGGAATTGAAGATAAATGTTCCAGAACTACGGGTGGCCCTTCGGTAAGAGAAAATAATACCGACAGCGGAATTGTGACTGCTCCAAGGCCTCCAAAAATCTATGTGCCGAGCAGAGAATTGAGTAATGCAGAGATTTGTCGTAAAAATCCAAGGATTTTAGGATTTAAAATTCAGATCACAACTGTTAAAAGTAATGAAGAGGCCAATGAGGTAAAATCTTATTTCAGAAAAAGATTTCCCAGCCTGAAAGTGGAAACAGATGCTTCTTTGAGACCAAATTATAAAATTTTGGCAGGTAGCTATTTCACGAAACAGAGTGCAGCTTCAGACTTGTCGAAAATTAGAGAATACTTTAAGTCGGCGGTGGCTGTACAATACAGAATCTTCTGTTCAGAAGCAAAGTAA
- a CDS encoding DUF6080 domain-containing protein, translating to MSLIKTKLINLLKQVFPSSYTELAVFLFFISCYGILGTYIALHYRIIFDSRIPWDAYFSFDNKAIVMTGGSFERHPLAYYFFNWIREFSLLISGGKTDASFRLILAWLSNIAISLCMVQIFKYLKNIIRLPLMLSLLIILFFGCFSTSIILSFTPENFTYTLLLLSIYNYYAAIKLRKEEKIPGSALTLAGITIGGLTITNLVKVFIPVVFERDIFKNWKKFGNAVFRVLLAIACFVFLYLLRIDFKYENILSKTNQQYEKFSNVESIPDWDMMLSYFFGGSILFPSFMISDKHNMKGFDFKGLLMEPYSTTFSYLFVITLLILILWSYLKNFKNKMVQILALSFLFDIIIHCMMRFGLHTSYIYGGHFVFVYPLLLGWLFHGYRSRPKTLSFLMITMVVLFVFLLANNLFRMSDFFSFLETYYQ from the coding sequence GTGTCTCTTATTAAAACAAAACTGATCAATTTATTAAAGCAGGTATTTCCATCTTCCTATACCGAGTTGGCAGTATTTCTGTTCTTCATTAGCTGTTACGGAATTTTAGGAACTTATATTGCCCTTCATTACAGGATTATTTTTGACAGCAGAATTCCATGGGACGCTTATTTCAGTTTTGACAATAAAGCAATTGTAATGACCGGCGGAAGTTTTGAAAGACATCCTTTAGCTTATTACTTTTTCAACTGGATCAGAGAGTTTTCCCTTTTGATATCCGGAGGAAAGACGGATGCTTCCTTTAGACTCATACTGGCCTGGCTCAGCAATATAGCCATTAGCCTCTGTATGGTGCAGATATTTAAATATCTGAAAAATATCATTAGACTTCCGCTAATGCTCAGCCTGTTAATTATTTTGTTTTTCGGATGTTTTTCAACCAGTATTATTCTCTCTTTTACTCCTGAAAACTTTACTTACACTCTCCTGCTTCTCAGTATTTATAATTATTATGCGGCCATAAAGCTTAGAAAAGAAGAAAAAATTCCCGGATCGGCACTCACATTAGCCGGTATTACTATTGGAGGGCTTACTATTACCAACCTGGTTAAGGTTTTTATTCCGGTTGTGTTTGAAAGGGATATTTTCAAAAATTGGAAAAAATTCGGAAATGCAGTATTCCGTGTTCTATTGGCTATAGCCTGTTTTGTTTTTCTCTATCTGCTCCGGATTGATTTTAAGTATGAAAATATATTATCGAAAACCAACCAACAGTACGAGAAGTTCTCCAATGTAGAATCCATTCCGGACTGGGATATGATGCTTTCTTATTTTTTTGGAGGCAGCATTCTTTTTCCAAGTTTCATGATTTCGGATAAACATAATATGAAAGGTTTTGACTTTAAGGGACTTTTAATGGAACCTTATTCTACCACTTTTTCATACCTTTTTGTCATCACTTTACTTATATTGATTTTGTGGAGTTATCTTAAAAATTTCAAAAACAAAATGGTCCAGATTCTTGCCCTTTCATTCCTGTTTGACATTATCATTCATTGCATGATGAGGTTCGGACTTCATACATCGTATATCTATGGAGGACACTTTGTATTCGTATATCCATTACTTTTAGGATGGCTTTTTCATGGATACAGATCAAGGCCGAAAACACTATCATTTTTAATGATAACAATGGTCGTCTTATTTGTTTTTCTACTCGCCAATAACCTGTTTAGAATGTCAGATTTTTTTTCGTTTTTAGAAACTTACTACCAATAA
- a CDS encoding T9SS type A sorting domain-containing protein has product MKKALFSLSLLLGITATHAQTILSEDFEGAVFPSTGWTRTSTVASRPWQLTSSFPTSTSGFLISGTKSAGVDYINQNNNAALVSPAFSLAGTTAPVLKFKVKVGWSYMIDQDLGNLVAQISTDGGTNWTTLWDEDTEAGFTDDGDNNEATDLYNTVSVQKSLTTYAGQANVKIRFQYIANDADAVSIDDIQVLGNATLGTNEITSQSKEAVTIHPNPTKGEINIKADQKIKSTTVFDMTGKSLLQGDSEKANISSLPKGIYLVKINFANGSTSTRKVIKQ; this is encoded by the coding sequence ATGAAGAAAGCTCTCTTTTCGCTAAGCTTATTGCTTGGAATTACAGCAACTCATGCACAGACTATCCTTTCCGAAGATTTTGAAGGAGCAGTATTTCCTTCCACCGGATGGACAAGAACCTCTACAGTAGCCTCCAGACCATGGCAGCTAACCAGCTCTTTCCCTACGAGCACATCAGGATTCCTTATTTCAGGAACAAAATCTGCAGGTGTAGATTACATTAACCAAAATAACAATGCTGCTTTAGTAAGTCCTGCATTTTCATTGGCCGGAACTACTGCACCAGTTTTAAAATTCAAAGTAAAGGTGGGCTGGTCTTATATGATCGATCAGGATCTTGGCAACCTTGTGGCTCAGATTTCCACTGATGGAGGTACAAACTGGACGACTCTTTGGGATGAAGATACAGAAGCCGGATTTACAGATGACGGAGATAACAATGAAGCAACAGATTTGTACAACACAGTATCAGTACAAAAATCTTTAACTACTTACGCCGGGCAAGCTAATGTTAAAATCAGATTTCAGTATATAGCTAATGATGCCGATGCTGTTTCTATAGACGACATCCAGGTCTTAGGAAATGCCACACTAGGGACAAATGAGATCACCTCCCAATCTAAAGAGGCTGTAACCATTCACCCTAACCCTACAAAAGGAGAAATCAATATCAAAGCTGATCAGAAGATTAAATCTACAACAGTATTTGATATGACAGGCAAATCCCTTCTTCAAGGAGATTCTGAAAAAGCAAATATTTCGTCACTACCTAAAGGAATTTATTTAGTTAAAATTAATTTTGCCAATGGCAGCACATCAACAAGAAAAGTGATCAAGCAATAA
- a CDS encoding YdiU family protein yields MNIEQIRQPFTDIFPGDLSGNTLQRNTPKVLFASVNPAGFDGPKMIAFNEALSEEIGLGKYEEKDLDFLVGNNLPDNVKTYSTAYAGHQFGNWAGQLGDGRAILAGEIINKDGKKTEIQWKGAGATPYSRHADGRAVLRSSVREYLMSEAMYHLGVPTTRALSLALTGEDVVRDMMYNGNPQLEKGAVVIRTAESFLRFGHFELMSAQREYDTLQDLVDFTIENYFPEITSAGTQKYKDFFENVCTRTANLMTEWFRVGFVHGVMNTDNMSVLGLTIDYGPYSMMDEYDLNFTPNTTDLPGRRYAFGQQGQISQWNLWQLANALHALIKDEKFLEDTLNQYGTYFWESHDKMLCRKFGFDELRESDEEFFTNWQGLMQELHLDYTLFFNQLEKLNAESDVKSLFENVSYVVLTDQRIKKLEDFAKKYEARLSSNSISREASLSLMKQTNPKFTLRNYLLYECIEEISSGKTDMLEKLTRALENPYEELYPEFSTKRPSAYDDTSGCSTLSCSS; encoded by the coding sequence ATGAATATTGAACAGATCAGACAGCCTTTTACCGATATATTTCCAGGAGATCTTTCCGGCAATACCCTGCAGAGAAATACTCCAAAAGTTTTATTTGCATCCGTAAATCCCGCAGGTTTTGACGGTCCTAAAATGATTGCTTTCAACGAAGCCTTATCCGAAGAAATAGGATTAGGGAAATATGAAGAAAAAGACCTGGATTTTCTTGTTGGAAACAACCTTCCGGACAATGTAAAAACCTACTCTACAGCCTATGCCGGACACCAGTTCGGGAACTGGGCAGGGCAACTTGGAGACGGAAGAGCAATACTTGCCGGAGAAATCATCAATAAAGACGGAAAAAAGACAGAAATTCAGTGGAAAGGAGCCGGAGCAACGCCTTATTCCAGGCACGCAGACGGAAGAGCAGTACTGAGGTCTTCCGTACGCGAATATCTGATGAGTGAAGCAATGTACCATCTCGGAGTTCCCACAACAAGAGCGCTAAGCTTAGCCTTAACAGGGGAAGATGTGGTCAGAGACATGATGTACAACGGAAATCCTCAGCTGGAAAAAGGTGCTGTGGTCATTAGAACTGCTGAAAGTTTCCTGCGTTTCGGACATTTTGAACTGATGTCTGCCCAGAGAGAATACGACACCCTACAGGATCTCGTTGATTTTACCATTGAAAATTATTTTCCGGAAATCACTTCAGCAGGTACTCAGAAATACAAAGATTTTTTTGAAAATGTATGTACAAGAACTGCAAATCTGATGACAGAATGGTTCAGGGTAGGATTTGTACACGGTGTGATGAACACCGACAATATGTCTGTTTTAGGATTGACGATAGATTACGGGCCTTATTCGATGATGGATGAGTATGACCTGAATTTCACCCCAAACACAACAGACCTTCCGGGAAGAAGATATGCTTTTGGACAGCAGGGACAAATCTCGCAATGGAACCTCTGGCAGTTGGCAAATGCCCTTCACGCATTGATTAAAGACGAAAAGTTCTTAGAAGACACTTTGAATCAATATGGCACTTATTTCTGGGAATCTCATGATAAAATGCTATGCAGAAAATTTGGTTTTGATGAGCTTCGGGAAAGTGATGAGGAATTTTTCACCAACTGGCAGGGATTGATGCAGGAACTTCACCTGGATTATACCTTATTTTTCAATCAGCTGGAAAAGCTAAATGCTGAAAGTGATGTTAAATCTCTCTTTGAAAATGTGTCCTATGTTGTTTTAACCGATCAAAGAATCAAAAAACTGGAAGATTTTGCGAAAAAATATGAGGCAAGGCTCTCTTCTAATAGTATTTCAAGAGAAGCGTCACTTTCATTGATGAAGCAGACAAATCCTAAGTTCACTTTAAGAAATTATCTTCTTTACGAGTGTATTGAAGAGATCAGTTCAGGAAAGACAGATATGCTTGAAAAACTTACGCGAGCATTAGAAAATCCATATGAAGAATTGTATCCTGAATTTTCTACAAAAAGGCCATCAGCCTATGATGACACATCTGGGTGTTCTACACTTTCTTGCAGCTCATAA